AATAAGTCGCTTTCAATTTCGGGTTTCTTTGTTGAAAGATATAAATTGATATCATGAACAAACCTACAACTATCACCGAACGAGCATTTGGATACGTCTCCACGGATTAAACGCGGGCACAAGGCATTTTGTTCCTTTACCTGCCTATTATCTCTATTCTTATTTTGTCCACGCTTCTTTCCTCTCccatttttgttcttcttattAGTTCCGCCATTACCCGATAGCTCGTTCACCATTCTGTCGGAAGACATCTCTTCATCATAAATTGTGACTTTTTGAGGTTCATCTTGCTTTAATGGCACGATATACTCTGGCTTGAGATGAGCTATACCTTTTGACCAGGAAATATCTTGCCTTTTCACGGTCGAGTGGTCATCTCCTAAAAGAGGGCGTTTTTCTGTGTTTTGCTCCATCAATAAAATTCAACggttgttgtttttttcttgccttGGACCTCTATTGTTTCATTCATGTTTATCGCATCACTATGAATTATAACTTAATTCTCTATTGAACTAGTTAACACTTAcgaaacttttcaaaaatggtGTACGGGCTTTTTTGGCTCTAGGTTTTGAATGTTTTTCGGCATTATCATTCTCCTACCCGGCTGTCGGTATTAAGTCCCCTCAACCGACTCACTTCATTACCCGACAGTTTCCTGCGGCTGGTTCTGTACACCGTCGGTACGGGTGGTGACTGGGTGCCACACGGTGCGGCGTTCCCGTGCACAAAGGTGAACCTTACtaggaaaaagaaacaaaacgCGCCTATGTCGTGCAAGGGGATAGGATTTTGTCAGTTACATAATAAGGAGCACTTTCGAATCAACTGAAATTTGGAACAAATGGGCGATGCAATCGTTAAGAGGCAGTTTTGTATTATATAACGTCATTATCAGCCATTGTCACTTGCCACTGTCGTCTACCAGCGCTATTGCCATTATCATTTGCTTTCGCATCGCCACTGATTTAAAGCTTTCAAGGCTAACGTACTCATTTTACCTCTCAGGCCCTATCTTCTCCTGCCAGTCATCCCTATATATAACCTCTTGTGCATTCTAGTGGCTCCGTTAACAAGGTTTAACAAAATTTACAACCAATAATAACGTTAATCAATCTAAGCTTTAAGCTCGCTTATtaacagaaagaaatttagttattttcttctacttcaatCACAATATCCGTACCTCTTCCTTGGTGgtttttggtttttctaTTATTTAATCGACTTTATCGTGAGTTAGATTACTTACTTTACCGCATATTGTATTGAAAGCAAGAAAGCAAGTAAAACAAAGCTAGGAATAAAGCGTACCACGAAAAATTCATACTAAGTGTATAATACTGgtccttttcctttttgacGTCATATTATATCCTCGAAGTActttttttggatttatCGACTATTCAACCCCTAGAACTTCTGTTTCCAAGGTATTTTTAGGTTCACTGTCATTACTAGACACCTTCATATTCAGGAAAAGTTTGCTTGAGTATGGATTTCACAACAATGACTATGGCAAGTAATATGGCTACCAGCGCTGCTACAACGACTACCACTACACATCCACCTAtaaattcttcatccaGCCctaataatgataatgattcTAATCAGAATACACCTTCTATCCTGATAAATAACAACTCGGATTCATCTAACGGAAAAAACACAGATTTTAACGGCGTCAATAATAttcaccaaaaaaataacacgAACAATGCAAATAATGTTCACTTATATTCGCCTAATATAATGGACCAGACCCTACTAACTCCACAGGACATTGCTAAGTTACGGAGAGAATCAATAGCTCATTCACAAGGGATGGGTGGTGTCTCATGGGGGTCCATTAGTGTTGGTTCCTGGTTAAGAGATGAGATTATTAGCCGTAGGAGCAGTATTGTACCCGCATCAGCAAACGGTACTGCCGGTGTTGCTCCCGTTACCGCCACTGCTGCCACCAATACTTTGCAAATACAACAACCGGCTAAGAGACCCTCTGTCAGTAATCCTCCATATCATAGAGGGTACTCTATTTCTCCCCAAATAGCCTATACTGCTTATCTTCCAAATTTAGAAAAGCAATACTGTAAAGATTATTCATGCTGTGGTCTTTCTTTGCCAGGTTTACATGATTTACTGAGACATTACGAAGAAGCGCACATATCCACTTCTCCTAATACGGCCAACATGTCGCAGATACCGATGAACTCCGCTGGTACTGTCAGTTCGTCAGTTCGCATGACTAACAATATTTCTGGTACAAGTTACAACCCACAAAATAATACGCCTGTCAATACAAAAAATGCCGCTCAGAAGATCAATAATATGCAAGCCCATAGCGGCAATGCAACTAATAACACCTCCATTAATAATATGCATGCCCATCTCCATAGCAACATGGATTCTAACTCCATAATACGACAATCTCAGCATCCTCAACACCAGCAGAATATAATACAACAACAATTGCAATCGAATCCTGTCAACCATACATCAGGAGTCGTACCAACTCAAAGTGCAATGGGTTCAGCAACTTTGTCATCCACAACAGCGAATCCGAGTGTAATATCTATAACGGGAACTTCTAACCCAAATTTATCGATGGCGAACCACTCGCAACAACTACATTTGAACGGTAATCTAGTTGATGCTGTTTCAACAAATGAAGTGTTTTTAAGGACCAACAATTCTCCTTCAAGGCAAACACCTCATAATAAATCAACGGGTaatagtaacaataatgGTATCAATATCAGTAATATTAACTCGCACAAtaccaataataatattaacaTGGGtaataaaaacattatGGTGAATCGTCCACATACATTTAACAATTACTCTTTGAATAAGACGTCAAGAAACCCTATTCAACATCAATCGAGAAAAATAGATCCTCACCAAACGGATTTATCACCTTTAGTGCTTGTCCAAGATATTGATTTAAGTTTTATGGATGACGATATTTTGGGTCCTAGTAATCACAGTTCCATCAATTCTTCCGTGAATCCGACTGCAAATCCTCACAACTATAATTCTTTCCATTCTTCTGTGCATGTAAAGTCTTCTCAAAACATGATGGATGATCaagatattgatgatattgatgacgatgatgatgacgatgatgatgacgatgatgacgatgacaCAGAAAACGGTTCTACCTCTAATGGAAAATCAGTTCATAATAGCAATTACAAGTTACCTCAACAAGCTTACATTGACGATCCTGCGAGAAGACTTTATGTTATGGATCATGAGGAGCAAAAGCCCTTCAAATGTCCTGTTATTGGGTGTGAAAAGACGTATAAAAACCAAAATGGTTTGAAGTATCACAGGTTGCATGGTCATCAGAATCAAAAGTTACACGAAAATCCTGACGGCACGTTCAGCGTGATAGATCCAGATTCTACAGATTCATTTGGTGATGGGATGGGATCGGCTAAGGATAAACCCTACCGCTGTGAAGTTTGTGGTAAGAGGTACAAGAATCTAAACGGTTTAAAATATCATAGAGGCCACTCAACTCATTaattttaaatttttctttctcattCAATGGCTCTATCATATTTCATTGGATGAAGATTTTTGAGGCTTTATCAAGCGGTTACTCTTTTCCCTTTTCGTTgtaaacaaattttttgcttgataatttttgaatgaacATACATGATAAACTTGCACTCTTCAATTGTTACTataaatttaaaaaaagcatatctatgatgaaaaaaatgaacgtGTAATAGAATATCAACTTTTGTTTTGTCATCAACATCCTCAGTAACTCCGTCATACAAACAATTTTGTGGTTTGAACTCTAATTCCCTCCTTTTTGGTATTGTTATTGTGTGTTTATTACTATTCATTTTTAACAACTGTGTTTTtactatatatatttgGCTTTACTTATTTCCTTCTGTTTTGATGTATTAAGAACTATTTTTATCTTAAGAATAGAGACTTTAATTCTTATCCCAATCTTTAGTCCTTAGAAAATACTTTCTTGTGGTCCatatgatttttcattatttatttgCTACTCTGTACGTATTTTAGTGGAGTATTATTGTACATTGCTTTTTCCTTTGCCTTGTATATATTATTTgctcattgaaaaaatgccAAGGTAGTTCGGAACTATAACTATCCTTAttttatatcttttttctacttcaagTAAATAGTATAAGAACTAAAAGAATTAAATTCAACACTTGGTTATACAATATTTTACAACAAGATAGTTCAAAGTTGGCATTCTGAAAGTTTATAGTTTTGTTGATAACTTTTaaattttaatatttatttgctattgaaaataaatgttCTCATTACCAATATCGATATCgatatcaatatcaatatcaatggAAAGGTATCAACTTGATCTTTTTCGTAAACCCAGAATTAAAATCGTCTGACTT
The nucleotide sequence above comes from Saccharomyces mikatae IFO 1815 strain IFO1815 genome assembly, chromosome: 12. Encoded proteins:
- the SFP1 gene encoding zinc-coordinating transcription factor SFP1 (similar to Saccharomyces cerevisiae SFP1 (YLR403W); ancestral locus Anc_4.265), with the translated sequence MDFTTMTMASNMATSAATTTTTTHPPINSSSSPNNDNDSNQNTPSILINNNSDSSNGKNTDFNGVNNIHQKNNTNNANNVHLYSPNIMDQTLLTPQDIAKLRRESIAHSQGMGGVSWGSISVGSWLRDEIISRRSSIVPASANGTAGVAPVTATAATNTLQIQQPAKRPSVSNPPYHRGYSISPQIAYTAYLPNLEKQYCKDYSCCGLSLPGLHDLLRHYEEAHISTSPNTANMSQIPMNSAGTVSSSVRMTNNISGTSYNPQNNTPVNTKNAAQKINNMQAHSGNATNNTSINNMHAHLHSNMDSNSIIRQSQHPQHQQNIIQQQLQSNPVNHTSGVVPTQSAMGSATLSSTTANPSVISITGTSNPNLSMANHSQQLHLNGNLVDAVSTNEVFLRTNNSPSRQTPHNKSTGNSNNNGINISNINSHNTNNNINMGNKNIMVNRPHTFNNYSLNKTSRNPIQHQSRKIDPHQTDLSPLVLVQDIDLSFMDDDILGPSNHSSINSSVNPTANPHNYNSFHSSVHVKSSQNMMDDQDIDDIDDDDDDDDDDDDDDDTENGSTSNGKSVHNSNYKLPQQAYIDDPARRLYVMDHEEQKPFKCPVIGCEKTYKNQNGLKYHRLHGHQNQKLHENPDGTFSVIDPDSTDSFGDGMGSAKDKPYRCEVCGKRYKNLNGLKYHRGHSTH